ggtttttttttttttttttttttcttttttttccaccagCATTATTCAATCCTCAAAACACCTTATGGAGTAGGTTTTCTCAttctgattttacagatgagaaaactgaggcacgtGAGAATTAAGTAGCCAGTTTGAGAAATTTAGGTCACACAGTTGGGGAGCCCTTAACCGGTATATTTATATTGTCTTCCCTACAGTCTGATAGTATACTGCAAAAGTATTTGTGGGGAGTGTACACATAGAAATTTACCCAAAATAAAGGAGTATGGCCAAAAGGAAGACTATGAGCTGGGTGCTGTGGTCTGCAGTGGATTATGGGAAGTCTTCTGAAGGAAGAGTAGATAAGGATATTACTCCATTCCTCAACCCTGCAACATTCATTCAGTCAACAAGTGTTTGTTGAGTGTCTGCAGTGTGCCAGGTACTCTGCTACATATTATACATACAGTGGACTGGGAAGGGTCTCTGCTTCATGGTGCTTACATTTTAGTAAGAGACACAGaccaaagatttaaaaataaaaagagaccAACAGATGAAATGACATCTGACTAtggtaagtattaaaaaaaaacaaacctactgctgtcgagtcgattctgactcatagtgaccctataggacagagtagaactgccccatagagtttcgaaggagcatctggtggatttgaactgccaacttcttggttagcagctgtagcagttaaccactacataaccagggtttccagtatagtGAAGGAAATAACCTATGGAGTGAGATAGAGAACAGGGGGTAGGAGGTTATTTAAAATGGGATAGATGAGAAGGCCTTTCTGAGACAGTGGTTTAAGCTGAGACTTAAGGAGTTAGGACGATATGCTAAGAGTGAGGCAAGAGTTTTAGATAGACTTAGGAAGCAAAGGCAAATGAGAATATACCATTTCCCATTCACACGGGTGGAAATTAAAAAGCCTGAAAACACCAACTTTCAGTGATGTTGTGAGGAAAGGAAAACCCTCATACTCAGGTTAAATCTATACAACTACTATAGAGAGCAATTTGGCAAAATCTAGCAAATGTGGAAATACAATTGTGAGTACATGCATTTGAACAGTTATTCTTAGAAGTCTTAACTATGTATCCCCTCCCACATCTTTAAGATGTCATAAAAATTTTCCCTTGTAGCTTTAATAGTTGCAAAAGATGGAATTTCCTGCATATTGTAAATAtcgacattttaaaataaaactattaCATCATTCTTTCAAAAATATCCAATGGAATTTAAATCCCATAGCAATTTGATGCATGCcatcatccattaaaaaaaaaaacatgaacagACTATCAAATATTTATATCATACCTTTTTCTACTTGAACTCAGATTTCTGTCCACTTATTTCCCTCAAAGGATTTTATCCTTTATCTTGAAAGTCTTAGTTATTGATCACCCTATCGTATTCCTCAGCAACAAAGAAGTATTGGTATAAATTAATCTTTTAAACTATTATCATAACCATAAGGCCAAATGTTAGAAAGTTTCTTCTCAATTATCATTATAATTATTCTaccccattgttgtcaagtcagtgccaactcatagacacccaataggacagagtagaactgtcccattgggttttcaaggctgtaagtctttacagaagcagactgccacatctttctctggtgggagcagctggtgcgttcGAACCGCCAATGTTTTacttagcagtcaagcacttaaccactgtgccaccagggctgctttataATTATTAGTAGTATATAATTGATTAAAGACAATATAAATATACATTTTGATAATTATTAATCATGAAAAGTAAATTTTTTGAAGTGCATCTCAGTGAGATGGAAgagcttgacttttttttttccttcaaatagtTCATGTGATGTGTCTAAGGATGATTATTACTAGAATTAAGTTAACAGTAAAATGAAGAGAAGATATTGGGCCATTAAAAGTAAGGGGTGGAGGACAGCTTACAGAAGGTGTATTAATGACTTTTAAGTGCATCATATATAGTAGAATGTACAATGTTCTGTTTAAGTTCATCTAAATGTTACAGATGGGTAAGAACAAATAGAGGcccgtggtggttcagtggtaaagtACTCGCCTCCCACGCTCTGATTTGACCCCTGACTGGTACACCTCGTGCACAGCTGCTACCTGTCCCttagtggaggcttgggtgttgctgtgatactgagcaggttttagtggagcttgcagactaagatgagctaggaagaaaggcctggtgatctacttctgaaaatcatccagtgaaaaccctgtggttcacAACTGGTTATGGAGCTGGTTCAGGACGGGGcaaaattttgttccattgtgcttggggtcaccgtgagtcgggggTGTCTcagcagtaacaacaaaaacaagaatgAATAAACAGAAGAGAGGAGTGGTTGGCTTGGCAAGTGAGATGCAGCACAGTAAAAAATGAAGGTGGATTTATGagattcaaaaatattttggcaAGACCATGAAAATGTTTCTTTAATAGGTCTGATTAAGTGATTGAGAAAGCATAAAACACTAGCTTACGATGAGTATGTGTTGTTTTTACTTGAAGATGTAGCTTTGACCTGTTGGAAGCAAAAGTGAACTTTTCACCCTctcctcctcaaaaaaaaaaagcaaaatacatAACTGATAACTCAGATCAGTGCCTTGATCAAAGGAGACTTCATACACCTCAATATTTTAGGACCTGAGAGGTTTTATACGAGAATAAGATTCAACATGGGAGAGGAGTTATGCCTTTTTATGGTTATGTGGAAGGAGGGTAATTATGAAAaggaagtagggaaagagaaggcCATCATGTTCTTTGACAGATACATTTATGGAAGTTGAGGCTCTGGAAATAAATTCCCTTAAAGTTGTCTTTGCTTATATATCCCTTGGGTACTGCCTTTAAAAATAATATGGTTCCCCAGTCTGAAGGTTATTGCCCTAGAAATACACATGGAGGCATGAGATTAGGATATTTATTGCAGCATAGATTATAATAGTAAAATATTGGAAATGATCTACTAAATGCCCATGAATACAGAAATGGGTAAATTTTGTATAGTCGTACGGTAGAATACGCTACAGCGCTACAGTTGTTACAGTGGATGAAATGAATACATATGATTCACTGTGGGATAAATCTTGTCAGTGTACTATTGAATGAAAAATGTAGGTTGCCAAttaatattagaaaagaaaataatatcacATTTATATGAGTACATGCATTTGTAGTAAAATATTTTCAGGAGATATACACACCAGATTCAGGGGAGTGGTTACCTCTGAACTGGGAGGTAGGAGGGACTAGATGGGATATGGGTAGAATTTTTACTTTAACACTGCATTTcttaaaaaggaaagggaggggaggaaaggGGCCCAGAGAATTgatggcaaaatgttaacatttggtaCATTTGATTAGTTCACCCATGAGTATTTGATGTAGTATTCTCTGTAATCTTCTGTATTGAAATAAATcatagtttgaaaaaaaaaaaaaggccctggctaaggggaggaggagggaagcaAGATACTTAATATGCTCAAGTACTGTAAGAATCCACTGTGGCTGGGAACATAGTGATAGGGATTGTGGGGTGGGGTGAAGGAGAGGATGGGATGGAAAGTCAAGAAATCATGCTAGAGAGATGGCAGGAGCCAGGGTAAGGAGTTTGTGTTTATTCCAGATATTAACAAGAGGCCACACAAGGGTTTTGAGCAGGAGAGGGACCCGATACAGTTTATACTATAATAAGATTGTTTTTATGACTATATGAGACTAGATCTGAGAAGACAAGACTGGAAGTGGGAATACCAGTTAGGAGGCTGTCGAAGAAATCCAGTTGAAAGAACATGGTAGCCAGGATTGGGGTGATGGCAGCTGAGATGGAGAAGTGGGCATATTGGGCATATATTTTGAAGTAGATACAGTCGTATCTGGTGATAAAATAGATATGATcggtgagcaaaaaaaaaaacatgacttCTGGGTTTCTGATTCGATCTACTAGGTAGATGTTGGTGCCGTGGATTTTTGGACTTGTTACAGAGGCCATTGGTATGTGAGTGTGCAGCTTAGAGGAGCAGTCCAGGCTCAGAAGGTACATTTGGGATTCATCAACATAAAGGTTCGTTTTAAATCCAAGGGAATGAGTTACCTAGGTTACCTAGAGAGAATGTgtagagagaaaacagaagggaACATAGGATGAGGCATGGAATTATAAAATAGAAGTTTAGTAGAAAAAAGGAGTTTGATAAGAATATGGAGGgaaaaaccagtgagatataggGAAATGCAGGAATGTAGGTGTCTCAAAAACCAAGAGAGAAGATTAAGGAAGAAGGAGGGTATATCAAGTACTGTTGAGAGGGAAAGTAAATTAAAGTCAGAAATATCCATTAGATTTGGCAATATAGTAGTTATTTgcaacctaacccattgctgtccagtcgattctgactcatagcaacccaacaggacaggacagaatagacctgccctgtagggcttccaaggagcagctagtagattctaactgcccatcttttggttagcagccaagctcttaaccactgcaccacctgggcacCTAGATGAGCATTAGTGGTGGTGGAAGCTAGACTGGGATGGGTTGAAAAGTAGGCGAGAAATAAGAATCGGGATTTGAGACATCATGAATTTAGCTGACCTCACTCTTGCCAGGAGAATTAATTACGTAATCTACAGATAAACAAGGGAAAAACAGGCCTCCAGACTTAGTCTCTCTACTGTACCCTTACTAGTAGAAAGTTCACTGTGAATTTTTTCCATTCCTTTctgtgttctgcattttccaaTCAATGTCCAGTTTTCTGTTCTGTTGCTTTTTCCTTGGTTTTCATCCCACTTCTCTCTTTTCATCCATTGTTTAATATATAGTGATTTTTCTGGAGCTGTCCCGTGTTTCCTTGTTCATCCTGTTAGCAAAAGCAATAACTGCACATTTAACTTGTGTTAATTCTCTTGCCCTGCTAAACTCATTTAAACCATACAAGGAGACAGTGGCAAAGCTCATTGTACAAAATAGCATATGTTTTACGTGGATTGTCCAGATAACTTTTCAAAAGCAAAGTAATTTTTGTGAAAAGAGTCAGTTGGGTAAATTTTTCCATAAGTGAAAAGAATTTTTGGTGTTTTCTCCTCAGTGATTGTCCACtcagaattttagaattgtttTTCAATTTGTGATTTGCTTTACTTTTTTAGTTAATGATTCCAGATATTTTTTCATAACTTCTTTCTTAACTTTTCTTGTACCTAAATGTTTATGTCTTTTCAAGCAATTACTGTGAAATTTCTGTTTTAACTATATTActttaacaaattttttttaggttttacttCAAAGCACTTAAATGAGAAGTAAAATACACTCGTGGGTCTTCTAAAAATCCATTGCACTCTTG
This Loxodonta africana isolate mLoxAfr1 chromosome 8, mLoxAfr1.hap2, whole genome shotgun sequence DNA region includes the following protein-coding sequences:
- the UMAD1 gene encoding UBAP1-MVB12-associated (UMA)-domain containing protein 1 isoform X5 encodes the protein MFHFFRKPPESKKSPVSEREADGFVFLGDTADEQTSATRGKSSEVEGNQPLEVDVGAVDFWTCYRGHWYVSVQLRGAVQAQKVHLGFINIKVRFKSKGMSYLGYLERMCREKTEGNIG